The Metabacillus sediminilitoris genome window below encodes:
- the bioW gene encoding 6-carboxyhexanoate--CoA ligase — translation MIEENLFSVRMRASKNGAHEDGGKHISGGEQISTYSHLKDAVNVLLDKALTHSRGNPDFMQIQIELIDKPITKCKPLQVGTIEVESVEEGQLIARNLLEQAGVPIVCIEKAYQQMKECSGLRGAILFDIHSGKRVDDRSDKGVRVSRMDWLTTNYEKWATYNNMLVSQRVKEALVLATKVNRHPATVAELCWSDDPEYITGYVASKELGYQRITKLKTYGDEHGCRIFFVNGASDLDSYINYLENEPLFVQWEEGNDARVNRKK, via the coding sequence TTGATCGAGGAAAATCTTTTTAGTGTTAGAATGAGAGCTTCCAAGAATGGAGCACATGAAGATGGTGGAAAGCATATTTCTGGCGGTGAACAAATTTCAACTTATAGTCATTTGAAAGATGCCGTAAATGTCCTGTTAGACAAAGCGTTAACTCATTCAAGAGGAAATCCTGATTTTATGCAGATTCAGATTGAATTAATTGATAAACCGATTACGAAATGCAAGCCATTACAAGTTGGAACCATTGAAGTGGAATCGGTAGAGGAAGGGCAATTAATAGCTAGGAATCTTTTAGAACAAGCAGGGGTTCCGATCGTGTGCATCGAGAAAGCCTACCAGCAAATGAAAGAATGTTCCGGTCTTAGAGGGGCGATTTTGTTTGATATTCACTCAGGTAAACGCGTGGATGATCGCAGCGATAAAGGAGTTCGGGTTTCCAGGATGGACTGGTTAACCACGAATTATGAAAAATGGGCTACCTACAACAATATGCTTGTAAGTCAACGGGTGAAGGAGGCTCTTGTTCTTGCAACAAAGGTTAATAGGCACCCTGCAACTGTGGCAGAATTATGCTGGTCAGATGATCCTGAATATATAACAGGTTATGTTGCAAGTAAAGAGTTAGGCTATCAGCGGATTACGAAGCTTAAAACATATGGTGATGAACATGGATGTCGAATCTTCTTTGTAAATGGCGCGAGTGATCTTGATTCATACATAAACTACTTAGAAAATGAGCCACTATTCGTTCAATGGGAGGAAGGAAATGACGCACGAGTTAATAGAAAAAAGTAA
- the bioA gene encoding adenosylmethionine--8-amino-7-oxononanoate transaminase encodes MTHELIEKSKKYLWLPFTQMKDYDENPLIIESGNGIKVKDINGKEYYDGFSALWLNVHGHRKKELDEAIKKQLDLIAHSTLLGMTNVPATELAEKLIELSPEKLSRVFYSDSGAEAMEIALKMAFQYWKNIDKPEKQKFIAMQNGYHGDTIGAVSVGSIDLYHQVYGPLMFEGFKVPIPDVYHSNSGDPVQCRDECLHILEQLLMEHHHQIAALTIESMIQGAGGMIVMPEGFLSGVRALCTKYDVLMIVDEVATGFGRTGKMFACEHEDVQPDLMAVGKGITGGYLPIAATLTTEAIYTAFYDDYQKRKTLFHGHSYTGNQLGCAVALENLRLFEAENIVEEVAKKSEYLQLLLGELQSLPAVGDIRQIGFMCGVELVSSKETKEPYPAEKRIGYHVTLKMRDLGMLTRPLGDVIVFMPPHASTMEELYAMVAIMKEAIIEVTSGVTNVRA; translated from the coding sequence ATGACGCACGAGTTAATAGAAAAAAGTAAAAAGTATCTTTGGTTGCCATTCACACAAATGAAGGATTATGACGAAAATCCTTTGATCATCGAAAGTGGCAATGGCATAAAAGTGAAAGACATAAATGGTAAGGAATATTATGATGGATTTTCTGCCCTTTGGCTTAATGTCCACGGGCATAGAAAAAAGGAATTGGATGAAGCGATTAAGAAGCAACTAGATCTCATTGCCCATTCGACCTTGTTAGGGATGACAAATGTTCCAGCAACAGAGCTTGCTGAAAAACTAATCGAACTAAGTCCCGAAAAGCTATCGCGTGTTTTTTATTCAGATAGTGGTGCAGAAGCGATGGAAATAGCTCTGAAAATGGCGTTTCAATATTGGAAAAATATCGATAAACCAGAGAAGCAAAAATTTATTGCCATGCAAAATGGCTATCATGGTGATACGATTGGCGCCGTAAGTGTTGGTTCGATTGATCTTTATCATCAAGTGTACGGACCGTTAATGTTTGAGGGCTTTAAAGTACCGATACCGGATGTCTACCACTCTAATAGCGGCGACCCCGTACAGTGCCGGGATGAATGCTTGCATATACTTGAACAGCTGCTGATGGAACATCACCATCAGATCGCGGCACTGACGATCGAATCAATGATACAGGGGGCAGGTGGCATGATTGTCATGCCAGAGGGATTTTTGTCAGGAGTACGGGCACTTTGTACAAAATATGATGTATTAATGATTGTGGATGAAGTAGCAACCGGCTTTGGCCGTACAGGGAAAATGTTTGCTTGTGAACACGAAGATGTTCAGCCTGATTTAATGGCTGTTGGAAAAGGGATTACCGGAGGCTATTTGCCGATTGCGGCTACCTTAACAACAGAGGCGATTTACACAGCATTTTATGATGATTATCAAAAACGAAAAACGTTATTTCATGGACATTCTTATACAGGAAACCAGCTTGGATGTGCTGTTGCGCTTGAAAATTTACGTTTATTTGAAGCGGAAAACATTGTAGAAGAGGTAGCTAAAAAGTCAGAGTATCTTCAATTACTCCTCGGGGAGCTTCAATCGCTTCCGGCTGTAGGCGATATCAGACAGATTGGTTTTATGTGTGGAGTTGAGCTCGTTTCCTCAAAAGAAACAAAGGAGCCTTATCCTGCAGAAAAACGGATTGGCTATCACGTTACGTTGAAAATGAGAGATCTCGGTATGTTAACAAGACCACTGGGTGATGTGATTGTCTTTATGCCGCCACATGCCAGCACAATGGAAGAGCTG